One window from the genome of Cricetulus griseus strain 17A/GY chromosome 2, alternate assembly CriGri-PICRH-1.0, whole genome shotgun sequence encodes:
- the Fbxo30 gene encoding F-box only protein 30 — translation MEEEVQQHSHCVNCISRRCMTRPEPGIACDLIGCPLVCGAVFHSCKADEHRLLCPFERVPCLNSNFGCPFTMARNKVAEHLEMCPASVVCCTMEWNRWPVSYADRKSYENLSRDVDEVAQLDMALALQDQRMLLESLKVATMMSKATDKISEPREQISVKSSVQEIPCTNGLVSVDEESYGALYQATVETTRSLAAALDILNSATRDIGMLNTSLSATTDEMDENNRESFQERNLKSQDHLYEEEMGAVGGVDHNGISQNAQSEQNGSSDLLCDLSTSSLGTAALCNGFPLENMCSQIKEQDQKFPGDSIDNNIENGECAAADGTSEPSSSLLVAAQLREVIPFSALPDSTFQHILMTDEDDDEDLYWKKVDLGDVKDVDDSPFSHAPSFKFLSNSWYIPKEDKAVDTSDLEVAEDPMDLQGIDLITAALLFCLGDSPGGRGISDSRMVDVYHIDFGTQTFSLPSAILATNTMVGEIASASACDHANPQLSNPSPFQTLGLDLVLECVARYQPKQRSMFTFVCGQLFRRKEFSSHFKNVHGDIHAGLNGWMEQRCPLAYYGCTYSQRRFCPSTQGAKIIHDRHLRSFGVQPCVSTVLEEPSRNCVLGLRSDHLSSLPFEVLQHIAGFLDGFSLCQLACVSRLMRDVCGSLLQSRGMVILQWGKKKYPEGNSSWQIKEKVWRFSTAFCSVNEWKFADILSMADHLKTCSYNVIEKREEAIPLPCMCVTRELTKEGRSLRSVLKPVL, via the exons ATGGAAGAAGAGGTACAGCAGCACTCACACTGTGTGAATTGTATTAGTAGACGGTGTATGACCAGACCAGAGCCTGGGATTGCCTGTGACTTGATTGGTTGTCCATTGGTTTGTGGAGCAGTTTTCCATTCTTGTAAAGCTGATGAACATCGACTCTTGTGTCCCTTTGAACGAGTACCTTGCTTAAATAGTAACTTTGGATGTCCATTTACCATGGCACGAAATAAAGTTGCTGAACATCTAGAAATGTGTCCTGCAAGTGTGGTGTGCTGTACTATGGAATGGAACCGATGGCCAGTTAGTTACGCAGACCGGAAATCTTATGAAAATCTAAGCAGAGATGTTGATGAAGTGGCACAATTAGACATGGCCTTGGCTCTTCAAGATCAAAGAATGCTTTTGGAATCTCTCAAAGTTGCCACCATGATGTCAAAAGCAACTGATAAAATATCTGAACCCAGAGAACAAATTTCAGTGAAATCAAGTGTTCAGGAAATACCATGTACTAATGGGTTGGTATCTGTTGATGAAGAATCATATGGTGCACTTTATCAAGCCACTGTAGAAACAACTAGAAGTTTGGCTGCTGCTTTAGATATCCTGAATTCTGCCACAAGAGACATTGGCATGTTAAATACAAGTCTTTCTGCTACCACAGATGAGATGGATGAGAATAACAGAGAGAGCTTCCaggaaagaaacttaaaaagCCAGGACCACCTTTATGAGGAGGAGATGGGGGCAGTAGGTGGAGTTGACCATAATGGCATAAGCCAGAATGCTCAGTCTGAACAAAATGGGTCAAGTGATTTACTATGTGATTTAAGTACAAGTTCTCTTGGTACTGCTGCTCTCTGTAATGGCTTTCCTTTGGAAAATATGTGTTCACAGATCAAAGAGCAGGATCAAAAATTTCCAGGTGATTCTATAGACAATAACATAGAAAATGGAGAGTGTGCAGCAGCAGATGGTACTTCAGAACCTTCCAGTTCACTTTTAGTAGCAGCACAACTTAGGGAAGTAATTCCTTTCAGTGCTTTGCCGGATAGTACATTTCAGCATATTCTCATGacagatgaagatgatgatgaggaCTTGTATTGGAAAAAGGTAGATTTAGGGGATGTGAAGGATGTTGATGACTCACCATTCAGTCATGCTCCTTCATTTAAGTTTCTTTCTAATTCATGGTATATACCAAAGGAAGACAAAGCAGTTGATACATCAGATTTAGAAGTTGCAGAAGATCCCATGGACCTCCAAGGAATAGACCTGATTACAGCAGCGTTACTGTTTTGTCTGGGAGATTCTCCAGGTGGGAGGGGTATATCTGATAGCCGCATGGTTGATGTTTATCACATTGACTTTGGGACACAGACTTTCTCACTTCCATCTGCAATATTAGCTACAAATACAATGGTTGGAGAAATAGCTTCAGCTTCAGCATGTGATCATGCCAATCCACAGCTTTCAAATCCAAGCCCCTTTCAGACACTTGGGCTGGATTTAGTTTTGGAATGTGTTGCTAGGTACCAGCCTAAGCAGCGTTCGATGTTTACCTTTGTATGTGGACAGTTATTCAGAAGAAAAgaattttcttcccattttaagAACGTACATGGTGACATTCATGCTGGACTCAATGGATGGATGGAACAGAGGTGTCCTTTGGCTTACTATGGTTGTACCTATTCTCAGCGTAGATTTTGTCCATCAACACAAGGAGCAAAGATTATACATGACCGCCATTTAAGGTCATTTGGAGTTCAGCCATGTGTATCTACAGTATTAGAAGAGCCTTCAAGAAACTGTGTGTTGGGATTACGTAGTGACCATCTAAGTAGTCTCCCATTTGAGGTACTGCAACATATTGCAGGCTTTCTTGATGGCTTCAGTTTATGCCAGCTTGCATGTGTATCCAGGCTAATGAGGGATGTTTGTGGCAGTCTACTTCAGTCTCGTGGAATGGTAATATTGCAGTGGGGGAAAAAGAAGTATCCAGAAGGAAATTCATCATGGCAGATAAAAGAAAAG GTATGGCGATTCAGTACTGCATTTTGTTCTGTTAATGAATGGAAATTTGCTGACATCCTAAGCATGGCTGATCACTTGAAGACTTGCAGTTACAATGTTATAGAGAAACGGGAGGAAGCAATCCCAttgccatgtatgtgtgtgactcgAGAACTTACTAAAGAAGGACGTTCACTGCGCTCAGTTTTAAAACCCGTGCTTTAA